GACAATAGCCAGTAATAGTAGGAAAATCATTGTGATTCCGCCGATTACCATACCACGGTTCCTCATGATTCTTTTGAACATAAGAGCTTTTTGTTGTTTTTTTAAACGCTTCTTTGCTTCTAAAAATTCATCCTGCACTATACTATTTTCTTGAATAAGATTCATGCTCATCCCTCCTCATTACTTTTTGTTCAAACGAACACGTGGATCTACTACACCATACAGTAAATCAATAATTAAATTAATGAATACATAAGTACATGTAACAAACAGAACTACACCTTGAATAACTGCATAGTCCCTGCGTTCTACGGAATTGATGATCAGCTGGCCAATACCAGGAATGTTAAAAATGGTCTCGGTTACGACAGCCCCGGCAATAAGCGCCCCTAACGTTTGCCCAATAACGGTTAGTATAGGGAGGAAAGAGTTACGTAATGTGTGTCTCATTACGACTAAATATTCGCTTACACCTTTTGATCTTGCAGTTTTAATATAGTTCATATTCAGAACTTCTAATAGACTGGAACGAGTCATTCTGGCAATCAATGCCGCGTGCATAGAGCCCAATGCTATAGAAGGTAAGATTAAGTATTTAATATGTTCAACAAATCCTGCGCTTAGTGGCTGGTATCCCGCGACGGGCAACCATTGCAGCTTAACACCGAACAGTAATATTAAAAATAAACCAAGTAAAAAACTTGGTACACTCATACCGAGTAAGGAAATGCCCATCACTGTACGATCCGTATTCGTCCCTCTACGTGTTGCAGCCAAGATACCAATCGGAATAGAAATGATTAATGAGATGAATGCTGCAATAATAGCTACCGAAACGGTCGGCGCTAAGTGACTCAAAATTGCATCGATTACGGGTTGCTTCATAAAATATGATGTTCCTAAATCACCCTGCAACGCATTTAGGATCCAATGACCGTATTGCGCAATAATCGGTAAATCTAACCCAAGTTCTTCACGTAAATCTTGTATTTGTTGTTCAGTAGCTTCTTCTCCCAGCAACATCGCTGCCGGATCACCCGGTGTCAAATGAATAATCATGAAAATGACAACAGAAACTATAAATAAAACAGGGATTAAAGATAGCAGTCTATTGATGAAGTATGATCTCATTCACTGTTTCCTCCTATTCAGAACATAATAAGCAGATTGCCTGCCCACTTTATAAGATAACGGCTCTACCTTCTAAGTAAGAGCCGTTTCTAGAATTAATTGTTTTTCTTTACATTCCAAAGCAATGCTGTATTCAATATCTTGACATTCTCAATTTTGTCAGTTGTAGTAATGATGGAAGCGTAATGCCCAAATAATGTATGGGGCACATAATCATTCCACATATACGCTTGTAAATCACTCCACTGCGCAAGGGCATCTTCTTTAGTTTCCGCTACACGAATTTCTTCGAGTGAAGCAGTAATTTTCTCATCATCTGTCCAGCCCGAATACGTCGGATTTAATACCAGTAACTGAGATGGTGTCGTGACATATCCTGTACCGACAAGCAGAAGATCCCAGTTATCAGGGTTAGAGCGCTTTTCAAGTAGAGTAGGCCAATCGTAGATTTCTAGTTTCGCATTGACGCCCATCTGTGCTAGTTGTTCTTTTAGAACGACAGCCGCATTATAATGGTGGTCATAATCCTTAGTAGAATAAAGGACGACCTCTAGACTGACCTAGCGATATGAGACACATATAAAACACCATGATTAGGCTGCTTTGACACCATATTTTATCGGTGTCAGGTAGCCTAATTTTTCTTGGATACGTTCTTCATTATAATAATTTAAATAGGCAATTACTCGTTCAACTACAATATTATTGCGTAATGAATTAAATTTAACGTATTGAAATTCTTCAGATTTCAGACTCGAATGAAATGATTCAATCACCGCATTGTCCCAACAGTTTCCTCGACGTGACATGCTGCCGATCAGGTCGTTATCCTTGATATAGGCTTGATACGCGTATGACGTATACACACTCCCTTGATCCGAATGTATAATCACTCCTGTGGGGTGGTTTCTCGCAGCTAGTGCCGCCTTTAATGTGTCAATTACGAGTGGTGTCTGTTGATGGTCGTATAATTTGTAAGCAACAATTTCATTATTGTATAAATCCATAATGGTTGAAAGATATTTTGTCGTACTACCATACTGGATATAGGTGATGTCGGTTACCCACTTCTGATTCGGTTCACTAGCTGTGAAATTACGTTTAAGAAGATCTGGGGCAATTATGATACTTTCCCCTTGAGATTTCCACTTTCGTTTAGGCTTGATACGACACTGTAAGTTATGCTTTTGCATGAGGCGTTGAACCGTATTGCGATTCAATTCTATGTTGTATTCCTGCTTTAGAAATGCTTTGATTTTTCTATGTCCATTCCGATATTTAGTGCGTTTACACAATTCTATAATAGCCTCCTCTTCCACTGAAAGAGACTTATCCGTTTCCTCCAGACGCCACCTATAGTAGGTAGCTCGTGGTACTCCTAATGCGGATAAAATGGCTGTTATTGTATACTTCTTTTTTAGTTTTTCCACAATCTGAAGAACTATTTCTTTCTCAATCTCCTTTCGATCTCCATGTACTTTTTTAGAATCTCATTCTCCATTTTTAAATGAGACATCTGTCGTTCTTTCTTGTCCGCTTCACTCGAAAGTTCTGGTCCATGACCGAAGGTATATTGTTTACCTATCGGTTGATCAAAACGATATATTTCATTTGCACGATACCATCTCATCCAGGTTTCAATCTGGGATTTATTTTTGACTCCGTGCTTCTCCATAATTTCTTTAGTTGTTAATTCCCCACTCAATTTATCTTTGACAACTGCCCATTTTACTTCGCTTGAATATACGTTTTTGCCCACGCAAAAACACCTCCGTTGTAAGTACTTTTTACAAGTGTACCACTTCGAAGGTGTTTTATATTGTCTCAAAAATTTAGGTTAGCCCACTCCTCATTATTGTAGCCTGCCTCTTTTAGCAGTTGTTTCGCTTTTTCCGGATCATTTTGATTGTAGCTTTCGCTTCCCGCATCTGTTGCCCAATCTTCGTTATCGGGACTCATATAGCCAGCATCCAGTTTATATAAATCTTCATTTCCTACTGCCGCAAGCATAATGGAGTTAGCATCGATTCCTTCATTAATCGCCTGTCGAATAGCTAGATTACTCATTACACCAGTCTTTTTGTTATATGCAACGTTGATCGTTCCGCTATCAAAAGAAGAGAACGTATTTAAGTTCTTCGTGTTCATCAATTGATCATAACTGTCAAATGGCATATTTAACGCGATATCGTATTCACCTGTCTGAATACCAGCAAGTCGAGTAGAAGAATCTGTTACGATATGGAATTCAATCGCGTCAAGATGGGGTGTTTTATCTCCAATCAGACCATCCGATTCTCCTTCTGCTGCTGCATATTGATCAAATTTCTCCAAGCGGATGAACTGATCCTGCTTCCACTCAACAAACTTAAATGGACCTGTACCAATATTCTCTGTTACGCCGTCTTCTTTTGCAGAGGCTATAACTTCAGATGGCATGATAGCAGGGAATTGGCCACGGCCAGCCATAATGTCGAGTACATCTGTTATAGGAGTCTGTAATTTCATTTCGACAGTGTAATCACCAGTTGCTTCAAACGTTGCACCTTCTAAAAGAAGTTGCGCGCGGGATGACTTTTCCAACCATCTATTCATGGAAGCTACGACGTCTTCAGATGTCATTTCCTTTTCATTGTGGAACTTGACACCTTTTCTTAATTCAAATGTATACGTAAGTCCATCGTCGCTTTTCTCTATTGTCTCTGCCAACATAGGTTCTGCCTGTTGTTTACTATTTTGCGCTACAAGTGTTTCGTAAATATTAATCGCAACATCAATTGCATCTGTTGAAGTAGTCAATTGAACATCCAGTGTTGGCGGTTGTGCGCTCATTGCCACTTTTACTTCTCCGCCGTCTGACGCTTCTGATTTTCCTTCTGCTGTTTTCCCGCTATCTTTTCCACACGCCGCTAGCACAAATAATAAAACAAATGCCGACAATAAAATTCCCATTCTTTTCATAACTTTTCCTCCAACCTATTATTTTATCAGGATAATAAAGCGCTTTCATTTCTAGTCAAATTACTTTCTAATCTATTCATCAGCTGCATAATCGAACTATGATTCTAATTATCTAAATTCGTTTTCAATAGTAAATTTAGCAATCCCTCCGATGATTTCAATGTAAGCTGCCAAA
The Sporosarcina sp. P33 genome window above contains:
- a CDS encoding ABC transporter permease, producing MRSYFINRLLSLIPVLFIVSVVIFMIIHLTPGDPAAMLLGEEATEQQIQDLREELGLDLPIIAQYGHWILNALQGDLGTSYFMKQPVIDAILSHLAPTVSVAIIAAFISLIISIPIGILAATRRGTNTDRTVMGISLLGMSVPSFLLGLFLILLFGVKLQWLPVAGYQPLSAGFVEHIKYLILPSIALGSMHAALIARMTRSSLLEVLNMNYIKTARSKGVSEYLVVMRHTLRNSFLPILTVIGQTLGALIAGAVVTETIFNIPGIGQLIINSVERRDYAVIQGVVLFVTCTYVFINLIIDLLYGVVDPRVRLNKK
- a CDS encoding IS3 family transposase (programmed frameshift) codes for the protein MGKNVYSSEVKWAVVKDKLSGELTTKEIMEKHGVKNKSQIETWMRWYRANEIYRFDQPIGKQYTFGHGPELSSEADKKERQMSHLKMENEILKKVHGDRKEIEKEIVLQIVEKLKKKYTITAILSALGVPRATYYRWRLEETDKSLSVEEEAIIELCKRTKYRNGHRKIKAFLKQEYNIELNRNTVQRLMQKHNLQCRIKPKRKWKSQGESIIIAPDLLKRNFTASEPNQKWVTDITYIQYGSTTKYLSTIMDLYNNEIVAYKLYDHQQTPLVIDTLKAALAARNHPTGVIIHSDQGSVYTSYAYQAYIKDNDLIGSMSRRGNCWDNAVIESFHSSLKSEEFQYVKFNSLRNNIVVERVIAYLNYYNEERIQEKLGYLTPIKYGVKAA
- a CDS encoding ABC transporter substrate-binding protein, whose product is MKRMGILLSAFVLLFVLAACGKDSGKTAEGKSEASDGGEVKVAMSAQPPTLDVQLTTSTDAIDVAINIYETLVAQNSKQQAEPMLAETIEKSDDGLTYTFELRKGVKFHNEKEMTSEDVVASMNRWLEKSSRAQLLLEGATFEATGDYTVEMKLQTPITDVLDIMAGRGQFPAIMPSEVIASAKEDGVTENIGTGPFKFVEWKQDQFIRLEKFDQYAAAEGESDGLIGDKTPHLDAIEFHIVTDSSTRLAGIQTGEYDIALNMPFDSYDQLMNTKNLNTFSSFDSGTINVAYNKKTGVMSNLAIRQAINEGIDANSIMLAAVGNEDLYKLDAGYMSPDNEDWATDAGSESYNQNDPEKAKQLLKEAGYNNEEWANLNF